From the genome of Planifilum fimeticola, one region includes:
- a CDS encoding peptidase MA family metallohydrolase — translation MRSRAWISLLMVSVLLFAVAPAAASPACPEPVADTVRKLVKEKEAAVNSGDEERFLRVIHPDRRTYWREQKRWFEDAVRYIDPGSFRMEVESIAPERPFRVRALIKQSYRKDGKTRSVRYPLRFEKTEQGWKDSDLPFERMASGDVVVFYTDPRLKKQAAVALDIVSRAVDAFYEKFSWVPAEAVEVKLYHHPELFRQSVKLSLPEWAAGWNEAGQSIKFVGAIQMDDWEESFASGLVHEVTHKMVSERTGDNAAYWLQEGAAEYYQTRLLPGLYSVSDEQRIDRPWRFVVLESLQLEKLPVKEASQYYSQSAALFRFLIERYGEKKIGEVFAVLRQFPVIDRDSTDKIPELNRRTRAAIKKVLGKTMEQLEREWIKEYREGASRGEGMADRFPTEKIGDHFRVDDASNP, via the coding sequence ATGCGGAGTCGTGCGTGGATCTCCCTGTTGATGGTGTCGGTCCTGTTGTTTGCCGTTGCTCCGGCGGCGGCATCACCCGCATGCCCGGAACCGGTGGCGGACACCGTTCGGAAACTGGTCAAGGAAAAGGAAGCGGCCGTCAACAGCGGGGATGAAGAGCGGTTTTTGCGGGTGATCCATCCAGATCGCCGGACCTACTGGCGGGAGCAGAAGCGCTGGTTTGAGGATGCCGTCCGTTATATCGATCCCGGTTCCTTCCGGATGGAAGTTGAGTCGATTGCTCCCGAACGCCCGTTTCGGGTACGCGCCCTGATCAAGCAGAGTTATCGCAAGGACGGAAAGACACGCTCCGTGAGGTATCCCCTTCGATTTGAAAAGACGGAGCAGGGTTGGAAAGATTCGGACCTCCCCTTCGAGCGGATGGCGTCGGGGGATGTGGTCGTCTTTTACACGGATCCCCGTTTGAAAAAGCAGGCGGCCGTCGCTTTGGACATCGTCAGCCGCGCCGTCGATGCGTTTTATGAAAAATTCTCATGGGTGCCGGCGGAAGCCGTCGAAGTAAAGTTGTACCACCACCCGGAGCTGTTCCGGCAGTCGGTGAAGCTCTCCCTGCCGGAGTGGGCGGCCGGTTGGAACGAAGCGGGGCAGTCGATCAAATTTGTGGGCGCCATTCAGATGGATGACTGGGAAGAAAGCTTCGCCTCCGGTCTGGTCCATGAGGTGACCCACAAGATGGTGAGCGAACGGACCGGGGATAACGCCGCCTACTGGCTGCAGGAAGGCGCCGCGGAGTATTACCAGACCCGGTTGCTTCCGGGGCTCTACAGCGTATCGGACGAACAACGGATCGACCGCCCCTGGCGCTTCGTGGTATTGGAATCCCTGCAGCTCGAGAAATTGCCCGTCAAGGAGGCTTCCCAATATTACTCCCAAAGCGCCGCCCTGTTCCGGTTTCTAATCGAGCGCTACGGTGAGAAAAAGATCGGGGAGGTGTTTGCCGTCCTCCGGCAGTTCCCCGTGATCGACCGGGACAGCACGGACAAGATTCCCGAATTGAACCGCCGGACCCGTGCGGCGATCAAGAAGGTGTTGGGGAAGACGATGGAACAGCTGGAGCGGGAGTGGATCAAAGAGTACAGGGAAGGCGCGTCACGGGGAGAAGGGATGGCCGACCGGTTTCCGACCGAAAAAATTGGTGATCATTTCCGGGTTGACGACGCGTCGAATCCGTGA
- a CDS encoding NCS2 family permease — protein MDRLFRLAESGTNWRREVLAGTTTFLTMAYILLVNPFMLGQEAGMDFGAVFVATAIASAIGTLLMGLLANYPIALAPGMGLNAYFTYTVVQGMGIPWQTALGAVFISGVIFLLLTATRIREMIINVIPSGLKHAVSAGIGLFIAFIGLKNAQIIVGSEATFVALNPDLFQKEILLTLFGLVVTVLLMIRKVRGAVLLGMLVTAVVGMISGVVAAPKGIFSAPPSLAPTFMKMDIAGALDIGLFTVIFAFLFVDLFDTAGTLVGVSSQAGLLKDNKLPRAGRALTADSLATISGAALGTSTVTSYIESSAGVAAGGRTGLTAVTTAGWFLVALFFFPLVESFASVAAITSPALIIVGVLMAGSLREIDWKDLSEAVPAFLTVLMMPLSFSIATGIAIGFILYPIGKIFAGKGRQVHPIMYVLAVLFITRFAFLGAI, from the coding sequence TTGGACCGCTTGTTCCGCCTGGCCGAATCAGGCACCAATTGGCGGAGGGAAGTTTTGGCGGGAACCACCACCTTTTTGACGATGGCGTATATCCTTTTGGTCAATCCCTTTATGCTCGGACAGGAGGCGGGAATGGACTTCGGGGCGGTGTTTGTCGCCACCGCCATCGCGTCGGCGATCGGAACGCTCCTGATGGGCCTTCTGGCCAATTATCCGATCGCCCTTGCTCCCGGTATGGGCTTGAATGCCTACTTTACCTATACCGTGGTTCAGGGCATGGGGATTCCGTGGCAGACGGCGCTGGGGGCGGTGTTCATTTCCGGGGTGATCTTTCTGCTCCTTACCGCCACCCGAATCCGGGAGATGATCATCAACGTCATCCCCTCGGGGCTGAAACACGCCGTCTCGGCGGGGATCGGCCTGTTCATCGCCTTTATCGGCTTGAAAAACGCCCAGATTATCGTCGGTTCCGAGGCCACGTTCGTCGCCCTCAATCCCGACCTGTTCCAGAAGGAAATCCTTCTCACTCTGTTCGGCTTGGTCGTCACCGTGCTGCTGATGATCCGCAAGGTGAGGGGAGCCGTCCTGCTTGGAATGCTGGTGACGGCCGTCGTCGGCATGATCTCCGGGGTTGTGGCGGCGCCGAAGGGCATTTTCTCTGCCCCGCCCAGCCTGGCACCCACCTTTATGAAAATGGATATCGCCGGCGCACTGGATATCGGACTGTTTACGGTGATTTTTGCCTTCTTGTTCGTCGACCTTTTTGACACCGCCGGCACCCTCGTGGGGGTCAGCAGCCAGGCCGGGCTGTTGAAGGACAACAAACTGCCGCGCGCCGGCCGGGCGTTGACGGCCGATTCCCTCGCGACGATTTCCGGGGCGGCGCTGGGTACTTCCACGGTCACTTCGTACATCGAATCGTCGGCGGGGGTTGCCGCCGGAGGAAGGACGGGTCTGACCGCCGTGACGACGGCCGGTTGGTTCCTGGTCGCCCTCTTCTTCTTTCCCCTGGTGGAATCCTTCGCTTCCGTGGCGGCCATCACCTCGCCCGCGCTGATCATCGTCGGTGTGCTGATGGCCGGAAGCCTGCGCGAAATCGATTGGAAGGATTTGTCCGAAGCGGTGCCCGCGTTTTTGACGGTCCTGATGATGCCCTTGTCCTTCAGCATCGCCACCGGGATCGCCATCGGCTTTATCCTGTATCCGATCGGAAAGATCTTCGCCGGAAAGGGGCGTCAGGTGCACCCCATCATGTATGTTCTGGCGGTGCTGTTCATTACGCGCTTTGCCTTCCTGGGGGCCATCTGA
- the guaA gene encoding glutamine-hydrolyzing GMP synthase, translated as MDSQTERVVVLDFGGQYNQLIARRIRELGVYSELVPYHVTAEELARMKPKGIVFSGGPASVYAEDAPACDPAIYELGIPILGICYGMQLISARFGARVDRAGKREYGKAELEVVSDSPLFRGLGTSLTVWMSHSDAVVEPPPGFRVDGRTSSAPVAAMSDPERGLFAVQFHPEVKHTEQGDEILRRFLYDVCGCAGGWTAESFIEDAVKEIRESVGEKRVLCALSGGVDSSVTAVLIHRAIGDQLTCVFVDHGLLRKGEAESVMRTFRDHFHMNVIQVDARERFLSKLAGVTDPEQKRKIIGNEFIRVFEEEAEKLGDHHFLGQGTLYTDIIESGTATAQTIKSHHNVGGLPEEMKMELIEPLKTLFKDEVRRVGEQLGLPREIVWRQPFPGPGLGIRVIGEVTEEKLAIVRESDAILREEIARAGLDREIWQYFTVLPDFRSVGVMGDARTYAYTVGIRAVTSVDGMTADWARIPYDVLERIANRIVGEVEGVNRVVYDITSKPPATIEWE; from the coding sequence ATGGATAGTCAAACGGAACGCGTAGTGGTGTTGGACTTCGGGGGACAATACAACCAGCTGATCGCGCGGCGGATACGGGAATTGGGAGTGTACAGCGAGCTGGTCCCTTATCATGTGACGGCGGAGGAACTCGCCCGGATGAAGCCGAAGGGAATCGTCTTCTCCGGCGGCCCCGCCAGCGTTTATGCCGAGGATGCTCCCGCGTGCGATCCCGCCATCTATGAGCTGGGGATTCCCATCCTGGGGATCTGCTACGGGATGCAGCTGATCAGCGCCCGCTTCGGCGCCCGGGTGGACCGTGCGGGCAAGCGGGAATACGGGAAAGCGGAGCTGGAAGTGGTGTCCGACTCCCCGCTGTTTCGAGGCCTGGGCACTTCCCTGACGGTTTGGATGAGTCACAGCGACGCGGTGGTGGAACCTCCTCCGGGCTTTCGTGTCGACGGGAGGACGTCATCCGCGCCCGTGGCGGCCATGAGCGATCCGGAACGCGGGCTGTTTGCGGTCCAGTTTCATCCGGAGGTAAAGCACACGGAACAGGGGGATGAAATCCTCCGTCGGTTCCTGTACGACGTGTGCGGTTGTGCCGGGGGTTGGACCGCCGAATCCTTCATCGAGGATGCGGTGAAGGAGATCCGGGAAAGCGTCGGCGAGAAAAGGGTGCTCTGCGCCCTGTCCGGCGGGGTCGATTCTTCCGTCACCGCCGTGCTGATTCACAGGGCGATCGGCGATCAGCTCACCTGCGTTTTCGTTGACCACGGTCTCCTGAGGAAGGGAGAGGCCGAGAGCGTCATGCGCACGTTCCGGGATCACTTCCACATGAACGTGATCCAGGTGGACGCCCGGGAACGCTTCCTCTCCAAACTGGCCGGCGTGACCGATCCGGAGCAGAAGCGGAAAATCATCGGAAACGAGTTTATCCGCGTCTTCGAAGAAGAGGCCGAAAAGCTGGGGGATCACCACTTTCTCGGACAAGGCACCCTGTATACCGACATCATCGAATCGGGAACGGCGACGGCCCAGACGATCAAGTCCCACCACAATGTGGGCGGACTTCCGGAAGAGATGAAGATGGAGCTGATCGAACCCCTGAAGACCCTGTTCAAGGACGAGGTGCGACGGGTGGGGGAACAGCTTGGCCTCCCCCGGGAGATCGTCTGGAGACAGCCCTTCCCCGGGCCCGGCTTGGGGATCCGGGTGATCGGCGAGGTGACGGAGGAAAAACTGGCCATCGTCCGGGAATCGGACGCCATCCTACGGGAGGAGATCGCCCGGGCCGGCCTGGATCGGGAAATTTGGCAGTACTTCACCGTCCTTCCCGATTTCCGCAGCGTCGGAGTGATGGGGGATGCCCGAACCTACGCCTATACCGTGGGCATTCGGGCCGTTACCTCCGTCGACGGCATGACCGCCGACTGGGCGCGAATTCCCTACGACGTGTTGGAGAGGATCGCCAACCGGATTGTCGGAGAGGTGGAGGGCGTCAACCGCGTCGTGTACGACATCACCTCCAAGCCGCCGGCGACGATCGAGTGGGAGTGA
- a CDS encoding MFS transporter, translated as MKQLIKDANFLKILSANLLSHIGSGTTMIGVPWHLVNREGGETLYGWAAIASTLILFLVSPYAGVLVDRHSRRALHMSYDFTGMLVTAGFALWGIWAGGFADWQLLLIYIAGTLYYAFHFPTIFALNQELYASHQYRTLNSLMEVQGQVSAMLAGALGSLLIETWGLMKVLLLDAATYSAAFALIGWVRLPKNGGKGRETVPAAATFAKRTFWQDLKEGWDFLRRNRTLFVFFAASFMPFITVMVTNYLFPVYIAKTLHQDASIYALTEVIYAVGAVLAGLTMGPLSRRIGLYRAVLTTTAAFTAAMFTVALVPAVSVFLLMKVLLGWGNAGTRINRNTFMMETVPNRLIGRVNGFFQTFGIALRVAFISLFTFTVSRTGASFSLLIMGLALAASVAAIWSCRRLGQPHPKNRVFTPAVLRKH; from the coding sequence ATGAAGCAGCTGATCAAAGACGCCAATTTCCTGAAAATCCTTTCGGCCAACCTGCTTTCCCACATCGGTTCCGGAACCACCATGATCGGGGTTCCCTGGCATCTGGTGAACCGGGAGGGGGGAGAAACCCTGTACGGATGGGCGGCGATCGCGTCCACTCTCATCCTGTTCCTGGTTTCCCCCTATGCGGGGGTTCTCGTCGACCGGCACTCCCGCAGGGCATTACATATGTCTTATGATTTTACCGGTATGCTGGTCACCGCCGGCTTTGCCCTGTGGGGAATCTGGGCCGGCGGCTTCGCCGACTGGCAGCTGCTATTGATCTACATTGCGGGAACGCTGTATTACGCTTTTCACTTTCCGACCATCTTCGCCCTCAATCAGGAATTGTACGCCTCCCATCAGTACCGCACCCTGAACAGTTTGATGGAAGTCCAGGGTCAGGTGTCGGCGATGCTGGCCGGCGCCCTGGGCAGCCTGCTGATCGAAACATGGGGCCTGATGAAGGTGCTGCTGCTGGACGCCGCCACTTACTCGGCCGCCTTCGCGCTGATCGGCTGGGTCCGGCTTCCAAAGAACGGCGGAAAGGGCCGGGAAACGGTACCGGCAGCAGCGACTTTCGCCAAAAGGACGTTTTGGCAAGACCTGAAAGAGGGTTGGGATTTTCTCCGCCGGAACCGCACCCTGTTCGTTTTTTTCGCCGCTTCGTTCATGCCGTTCATCACCGTCATGGTGACCAACTACCTGTTTCCCGTCTATATCGCGAAAACCCTGCACCAGGATGCCTCCATCTATGCCCTGACGGAAGTCATCTATGCCGTCGGTGCGGTTTTGGCCGGGCTGACCATGGGCCCCCTGTCCCGCCGGATCGGCTTGTACCGCGCCGTACTGACCACCACTGCCGCTTTCACGGCTGCCATGTTCACCGTCGCCCTGGTTCCGGCCGTTTCCGTCTTTCTCCTCATGAAGGTGCTGTTGGGATGGGGAAATGCCGGCACCCGGATCAACCGAAACACCTTCATGATGGAGACGGTGCCCAACCGGCTGATCGGCAGGGTCAACGGCTTTTTTCAGACCTTCGGCATCGCTCTGCGGGTCGCGTTCATCAGCCTGTTTACCTTCACCGTATCCCGCACGGGGGCATCCTTTTCCCTGCTGATCATGGGGCTGGCCCTTGCCGCCTCGGTGGCCGCCATCTGGTCGTGCCGCCGGTTGGGTCAGCCGCATCCCAAAAACCGAGTTTTCACCCCGGCGGTACTCCGGAAGCATTAA
- a CDS encoding metalloregulator ArsR/SmtB family transcription factor yields MQLQRLILFHKALADPTRIRILALLARGPLHGQALAGKLGIRPPTVTHHMSKLREAGLVKERREKNTIYFYLQETVLRRKARAVLDVVLKEAHETFEKQAEDKMKNTDQGAKAKRELEKQEVLRNFFTPEGRLKQIPAQRKKRLIVLQHIVKGLKTGTSYTEKEINEHIQKFHDDFATLRRELIVNHIMYRENGIYELNPPELWADIP; encoded by the coding sequence TTGCAACTCCAGCGCCTGATCCTTTTTCACAAAGCCCTCGCCGATCCGACCCGCATCCGAATCCTGGCCCTGCTCGCGCGGGGACCCCTGCACGGGCAGGCTTTGGCAGGAAAACTGGGCATCCGCCCGCCGACCGTCACCCACCACATGTCCAAGCTGCGGGAAGCGGGATTGGTAAAGGAACGTCGGGAAAAAAACACCATCTATTTTTACCTGCAGGAGACAGTGCTGCGACGGAAGGCCCGGGCCGTACTGGACGTGGTCCTGAAGGAAGCGCATGAAACCTTTGAAAAACAGGCGGAGGATAAGATGAAGAACACCGATCAAGGGGCAAAAGCAAAGCGGGAGCTGGAAAAACAGGAGGTGCTGCGGAACTTTTTCACCCCGGAGGGCCGGCTGAAGCAGATCCCCGCCCAGCGAAAAAAGAGGCTGATCGTCCTGCAGCACATCGTCAAGGGACTCAAAACCGGCACTTCCTACACCGAGAAGGAAATCAACGAGCACATCCAAAAATTCCACGACGATTTCGCCACCCTCCGGCGCGAACTGATCGTAAACCACATCATGTACCGCGAGAACGGAATATACGAACTCAATCCGCCGGAGCTGTGGGCGGACATCCCGTGA
- a CDS encoding MFS transporter, which produces MCEYWRLLKREKPFRLLVGAGFIGGVGSYFFNVAVLGHLLQITGTPLAVGFTLALRVLPYLLFGSLAGWMADKIPRKRIMIAADLLRALLALSLVAISSPDHVWIIYAVTFAIAICNAFHTPASNASVPLLVKEKHLLVANALDQTVLGSVLVVGSVSGGIISAAWGTDIAFVLNACAFFTSALMTGKIVYPPPEGEGRPRAVASSQEGKSAWREIAAFIAASRLLRILLAFAILVPLADGILNVLISVYAFQVFDMGNTGTGILYGALGTGLMLGGALAQRLSKNIRTTIAAALFAEGFCRMLASQSTAFPIAVFLFVLVATAAGIGNACTETLIMRVVPSDRLGRVYGFLSSLQNGVFGAALMGAGALPKLDSPAHPRAGWRCLFRSDSPDRRHHAGEEPIHGREGKNVGRHGRKLEKDGCILIQNAMRPGRRPDRRRSRPRFFSTN; this is translated from the coding sequence ATGTGCGAATACTGGCGCCTTCTGAAAAGGGAAAAACCGTTTCGTCTGCTCGTTGGTGCCGGATTCATCGGAGGAGTGGGATCATATTTTTTCAACGTGGCCGTTCTCGGCCACCTGCTGCAGATAACCGGTACCCCGCTGGCAGTGGGATTCACTCTGGCCCTTCGCGTCCTGCCCTATTTGTTGTTCGGATCACTCGCCGGCTGGATGGCGGACAAAATCCCGCGCAAACGGATCATGATTGCGGCGGACCTGCTGCGGGCACTGCTGGCACTGTCTCTTGTTGCCATCTCGTCCCCCGATCATGTTTGGATCATCTATGCCGTCACCTTCGCGATCGCAATATGCAACGCTTTTCACACACCCGCGAGCAACGCCTCGGTGCCGCTCCTCGTAAAGGAAAAGCACCTGCTGGTGGCAAACGCGCTCGATCAAACGGTGCTCGGCTCGGTCCTGGTCGTCGGTTCCGTCTCGGGAGGGATCATCTCCGCTGCTTGGGGAACCGATATTGCCTTCGTCTTGAATGCCTGTGCATTTTTCACATCCGCCCTGATGACCGGTAAAATCGTTTACCCGCCTCCGGAGGGCGAAGGGCGTCCCCGCGCAGTCGCATCATCACAAGAAGGAAAGAGCGCATGGCGCGAGATCGCCGCGTTCATTGCCGCATCACGGCTGCTCCGGATTCTGCTCGCCTTTGCCATCCTGGTCCCATTGGCTGACGGGATCCTGAATGTATTGATCAGCGTGTATGCCTTCCAGGTGTTCGACATGGGAAACACCGGCACCGGCATCCTTTATGGGGCGCTGGGTACGGGCTTGATGCTGGGTGGAGCACTGGCTCAGCGGCTGTCGAAAAACATCCGGACGACCATCGCCGCCGCCCTTTTTGCAGAAGGCTTTTGCCGGATGCTGGCCAGCCAATCAACGGCATTCCCGATCGCCGTCTTTCTGTTCGTCCTGGTGGCAACGGCCGCCGGCATCGGCAACGCTTGCACCGAGACCCTCATCATGCGCGTAGTGCCGTCAGACCGTCTGGGACGGGTGTACGGCTTCCTCTCCTCTCTGCAAAACGGTGTGTTCGGAGCGGCCCTGATGGGAGCAGGCGCACTGCCTAAACTGGATTCCCCCGCGCACCCTCGGGCTGGCTGGAGGTGCCTTTTTCGCAGCGACAGCCCTGATCGCCGGCACCATGCTGGCGAGGAGCCGATCCACGGAAGAGAAGGAAAGAACGTTGGCAGGCACGGTAGAAAACTGGAAAAAGACGGGTGTATCCTGATTCAAAACGCGATGAGGCCGGGGCGGCGCCCCGACAGGCGCCGCTCCCGGCCTCGTTTTTTCTCAACCAATTGA
- a CDS encoding M28 family peptidase: MFRCFRRMGSLALIALLAFASTAYAVPSVPVHTQEFTKKISAERIYQHIAKLADRDDARIAGFEGEHRAADYIARELEKYGLNVERQVFPFLAFQDRGSEVQVVEPEPRNLDSQTMTYSPATPEEGLRAELVYAGLGSEEEFAQVDAKGKIALIKRGEYTFYEKTQNAAKSGAVGAIIFNNASGNINGTLGEPTDIPAASLSDAEGESLKALLEQGIKVTVTMKVDTVLKNSYSQNVIGTIPGKKGGPFKERKTIVVGAHYDGVDTPAANDNASGTGTLLELARVLSKKPMYHDVKVIFFGAEEAGLVGSTHYVESLDPREIADIAAMINMDMVGVGDTMGVMTAEEGAVSFVADRAEEYIRAYGHPYRRTVSDRSDHAPFEAAGIPVVFLNYGPDPNYHTDEDTVDKLSKNNLYNMGVLVTTLTHDIANDKNLPERGAAFSAEGLKGEKRFHNPEFANR, from the coding sequence ATGTTCAGATGTTTTCGGAGGATGGGATCATTGGCCCTGATTGCCTTATTGGCGTTTGCTTCCACAGCGTACGCCGTTCCGTCGGTGCCGGTACATACCCAGGAGTTTACGAAAAAGATCAGTGCGGAGCGCATCTATCAACATATCGCCAAATTGGCCGACAGGGATGATGCGAGGATCGCGGGGTTCGAGGGGGAACACCGTGCGGCCGATTACATTGCCCGGGAATTGGAGAAATACGGATTGAACGTGGAGCGGCAGGTCTTCCCCTTCCTCGCCTTCCAGGACCGCGGTTCTGAAGTGCAGGTCGTCGAGCCGGAGCCGAGAAACCTGGACAGCCAGACCATGACCTATTCTCCGGCCACGCCGGAAGAGGGTTTGAGGGCGGAGCTCGTCTACGCCGGTCTGGGCTCCGAAGAGGAGTTCGCCCAGGTGGATGCGAAGGGGAAAATCGCTTTAATCAAGCGGGGAGAATACACCTTCTATGAAAAAACCCAAAACGCGGCGAAGTCGGGGGCCGTCGGAGCGATCATTTTCAACAACGCGTCCGGGAACATCAACGGAACTCTGGGAGAGCCCACGGATATTCCCGCGGCATCCCTGAGCGATGCGGAGGGGGAATCCCTGAAGGCACTGCTGGAACAAGGGATAAAAGTGACCGTGACCATGAAGGTGGACACGGTGTTGAAAAACAGCTATTCGCAAAACGTGATCGGCACGATCCCCGGCAAAAAGGGAGGTCCTTTCAAGGAGAGGAAGACGATCGTGGTGGGGGCTCACTATGACGGTGTGGATACTCCCGCCGCCAACGACAATGCTTCGGGGACCGGGACGCTCCTGGAATTGGCCCGGGTGCTGTCCAAAAAGCCGATGTACCATGATGTGAAAGTGATCTTCTTCGGTGCGGAAGAGGCGGGATTGGTGGGCTCCACCCATTACGTGGAATCCTTGGATCCCCGGGAGATCGCCGACATCGCCGCCATGATCAACATGGATATGGTGGGCGTCGGCGACACCATGGGGGTCATGACGGCGGAAGAGGGGGCCGTGTCCTTCGTGGCAGATCGGGCGGAGGAATATATCCGGGCTTACGGCCATCCCTACCGGCGAACCGTTTCCGACCGCAGTGACCACGCCCCCTTCGAAGCGGCGGGGATTCCCGTGGTCTTCCTGAATTACGGGCCGGATCCCAACTACCACACCGATGAAGACACGGTGGACAAGCTGTCCAAGAATAATCTGTACAACATGGGCGTTTTGGTCACCACGCTGACCCACGACATCGCCAATGACAAGAACTTGCCTGAACGGGGTGCAGCGTTTTCAGCCGAGGGCCTGAAAGGAGAAAAAAGGTTCCACAATCCCGAATTTGCGAACCGATAA
- a CDS encoding sporulation protein YjcZ, which yields MSGYGYGGYGIGLRRLLIFLLVIATIFVFAGVGFGY from the coding sequence GTGAGCGGTTATGGCTACGGCGGTTACGGCATTGGTCTGCGTCGGCTGTTGATCTTCCTGTTGGTGATCGCAACGATCTTTGTCTTCGCCGGAGTAGGTTTCGGTTACTGA